TCTAGTAGTCGCAAAGAAAATTCTGTATCTGACAACTCGGAGCTGTGGATCAAAGAATTCTGCGACCAAGTTGATGCAACAATAGACTTTATGCCTTTTGATTTTGATGTCCTTGCCAATGATATTTTGAAAGATATAAACAGAATCTTTCAAAGCGCTGTTGGTTCAGACTCCTTGTTGGAGATTGATCCAAAGGTCATGGAGGAGCTACTTGCAGTAGCCTGGTCATTGGAAGATCGAAGACCTTTAGATAATTGGTTCAAGCAGGTTCTTGGCAGGAGCTTCACGGAGATAAAGCACAAGAACAGCCAATCAAGCAATAACACTCTTAAATTAGTTTGTGAGGATGCTCTTGTCGAGGAGCATGCACCCAGAGTTATTCTTCCTTCAAGAATCATCCTAAGTGACAATTTGTTGAGTTTTGTAAAACAATAGCATGTAGCTTTCCTTATGGAAGAAGTATGAGTGTATGACCCTCTTTAGTTGTTGATCCTGTTGTTTCTCTAGGGCATAATCAGGTTATCACCTATCTTTGTAAATTGAAAGCAGTCTAAATTTCAGGGAAGTGATTGTAGCTATCCAGATTAACATAGTGGTACTTTTATGTTTCTGATTCTAATGACTAAAAAGCACTAATTGTTGCTCAACAAGGTATTCTTCTTGGATTAGTTGCTCACATTTTATGGGTCTGTTTCAGGTCTGGTTTTAGCAAGCATTGGTTGATGGAGATCTGCTTTAACTTGTTCATGAAGGTAACTTATAGTAGTTTTCTGTTGACCAAACACTATATCACACTCCCCTTGAATAATTGATCTAAATGAAGCAAAGGATGATTTCGTTCACCCCCTCTCCTTCATCATCAGTCCCAAAATGAGATGAAGGAATATAAGATCGAATTTGTTATTATTTTGCTGGAGTTTTACACTTTTAAGATATCATTTCCTTTGCAGGTACAAAATGGCTGTCAGTTTACCTCCACATGAAGAATATATCCACCTTTATTTTTTATACAAGTTATAAGCGAAGTCGatcattctttctttctttcatgAAGGGCAAGCTCCTTCCATCGAAGTAAACATCAAAGTAACAGGCAGGTTTTCAACGGTGAAtgaagattttgaaagatttGGAGGGGTAAAGTGTAATTTGCCACCCAAATTTAGCAAAGCCCCCGAATTATTAATTCGGCTTCAGTTTCAGATCTGCATCTCGTCCTCTTTCTTCCCCTTCCCTTCGCCGATGGCTTCCTCCGCTCCTGCTCCGCTGCCTTCGCTGCCCCTCTCCACCCCAGTTCCCGCCGGATCCGAACCAGCCGCCGCCCCTGCCGTCCGCGTCTTCCTCTCGCGCCTCAACGACTCCGTCCGCCGCTCCCTCTCCGATCGCCGCCCCTGGTCCGAGCTCGCCGATCGGTCCACCTTCTCCCGCCCGGAGTCCTTCTCCGAAGCCACCTCCCGACTTCGCAAGAACCTGGCCTACTTCCGCGTCAACTACGCCGCGGTGATCGCTGTCGTCCTCGCCGTCTCCCTCGTCACCAACCCTTTCTCCCTCCTTGTCCTCCTCTCGCTCCTCGTCGCCTGGTGCCTGCTGTACCTCTTCCGCCCCTCCGATCCGCCCCTGGTCCTCTTCGGCCGCACCTTCACCGACCGCGAGACCCTCGGCGGCCTCGTCCTCCTCTCGGTCCTCGTCATCTTCCTCACGTCCGTTGGATCCGTCATCGTCTCCGCCCTCGTGGCTGGCGCCGGCATAGTCGCCGCCCACGGGGCCTTCCGCGTCCCGGAGGATCTGTTCCTCGACGAGCAGGAGCCCGGAAGCGCCACCGGGCTGTTGTCCTTCCTCGGCGGAGCCGCCTCGTCCGCCGCCTCGGCAGCCGTCCCCGTACGCGTCTGATCCCCAGATCTGATGGGTTCTGCTTTCCACCATGGCGGTTAGATCATGTCACCCTTGTCATTCAATCACTTTATATggtttcaaaaatcatttttaggtaaaatttttcattttggatgcttatatatgtatttaattatttAACAAATAATTCGATACCTTCGATGTATACTTCAACTGTTCCAAACTCTATTTTGAACCTAATGTCTTATTTTTTGCGATCaatcttcttgtttttttttttagccACATAGATTGATCATTGCTGATCATGTACGCATGGTTGAGCTACTTCGCGTCATTCTTTTTGTATTTGGATGATGATTCTTGCAAATTCCTTCATGGATTGCTCGGACAATACTTTTCGATGCTTCAATCGCTTCTACATATTATGCATTCTTTCCCCCAAGAACTGTGTCCTTCCTCACTTGTGCTCCCTCATCGAGATCGAGCTGTCAGACAATCTGAGAAATTATCTGAGCTTATGATTCCTCCTGATCTCTGGTTGAGCAATTTTTTACTCGAGTAACTTTCAAGTATAGCGATAAGACTCCGACTAGCGATTTGTTGAGTGCGCGTTTGTCCTCGAATCGCTTAGGGACTTGGATATTCCCATGGCCGCCACCGACGGTGATGAGATAGCTGCTGAGGAGGTGGTCTCTCCTGCTCTATTTTGGGATAGGAagccaaaattttaaaacttgacgGAAGAGATGAGCTCACTTTATGTAGAATTAGGCAGAAATTTCAATCCTATCTTACCCTTCTTGTCTCTGTTGCTTAGAggaatatataatataattaaattttgaatttcaaaataatGAATATTCTGTTCTCTCTTTTTCCAAATGGGTACAACTTCCATCAGAGAAACTCATTTGTAGGTGCAATGTTGCTCAACTTATGAGACAAAGGAGTAAAGTCATGAACAATTTAATCACTACTACCTCATTATCTAACTTCTCAAAggatcatctcttctcctctctttcctTCCCACCCTAGCCCTCTGTGAAAAAGAGGCCTAAGGCCATTGTCTTGTTGTATTTGAAGCACAGACGAACATATCATCCcataaatttagatttttgatTTGTGAAACTTTACAGCATATCACCAGAACAAGATAGTCATGAAtacagaaaaaaaaatagtatttcacATTGCAAAAAATTTTCGACAATGACACAAATGGCGGCTCGTGCATATTTGGGGACTCCACGGCAAACAATCAATTAACATATCTGTGTTGTGATCCACTAGAACAAGCAAAAACAAATCGCAAAAGGATGACCGGCAAAAAGAAGCTTAGTGAACCGCAGAAAACAAAAACCAGCACTACTAAGGCCGTGTCGAAGAGATGATTTTAATCGAGTCAATTGAAGAAAATCGTACGAAAGAAACGAGCCGGTGAAGAATGAGTTTTCCAAAcaggaaaaaaacaaaaaaatcaaaAACGAAGAGGCTCAGGCACGCCCGTGCGTTGTCATTCTCCACTCCACTTTGCGATCAAAGCGACGGTTGCCTGGAGAGGTGCTAGAGACACCTCGTGGTCCATTTCAAAAAACCGCAGGCCATCCATGTCGCTTCCTATTTAAGATCCATCTTTCTATCcatctttctatatatatatatatatatatatacacacacacacacacaaacagTGGGGGAGATccagagggagaggaagaggaagaaaagggcAGATAGAGTGGGCAAGCTCATCATCGCCTCAGGCAACAGGAACAGATGCAAATCAGAGCCGACACATAGAAAACCCCAAATCGAGCAGAGACCACGTAAAGACAGCAGAAAATACAAACAAAGATCCGGAGTTTAAAAAACCACAAAGGATTCAACATGAAGAAACTTTGTCAAATCCCAGATCTATGATCCAAGTAGAGATCAAGTTGCGGGTGGAAAGAGGCTCAGATTCTTCTTTTCTCGAACACAGACACGAAGCAGGCAAGCAGCATTCGATCATCCCTCCCTATATCCACCCCGTCCGACCGAAAGGGTTAGGGACGGCCGCAGCGGTTGACATGCCGGCCATCCGAGCTGCTCCGCCGAACCCCCTGATCAGAAACTGGCGCTCTGAGGGAGGAGATCGTAGAAAAcccagaaactcacagaaaaccTGGAACCGTAAGTAAAAAACCAGGTTGTGGGCGGAAAGAGGCTCAGATTCATCTTCTCGAACACAAGTACGAAGCATCCTGCGACATTCGCTCCCTTTTTCCGCCCCGATCCGACCGGAAGAGTTAGGGAAGGCGGCAGCGGTTGCCGTGCCGGCCGTCCGAGCTACTCTGCCGAAACCCTCATCATTTCCGAACGGAATCTGGAGCTTCCTAGGGACGAGATCGTCGATGATCGTTCAAGTCCGTCCTTGAGCACCTCCATTCTTCCTCATAGCCTCAAGcagaaagaaaaagagaaggggaagaggagagagaaggaagaagcaagcTTCTCCTGAACCCTGATCTCTATACGTTTTACATCGGCCTTTATAGGTTTTAATTCGGGCCTGCTAAATTGGGCCGGCCTTGGCCCAAATCAAGCTTTTGCTAGAACCCTATAAATAAACAGAGAGTTGTCTTCTTCTACCCAACTCATTAGTTTAAGTATGAGGCATCCGAGGGCCGCGGCGTCGCCTAGGGTTTTCGGTTACCTCCGGCAACCTGCGGCGGCGCCGGCggaggaggagaaagaagaagatgggTGTTTTGGAAAGGGTTGCTGCTTCCTCCTCGTCTCTCCTGTCCCCTATTGCCGATGATTCTTTTCTCAAGTAATGTCCGTCGAAAAACCCTTTCTCTTGCGCTTACCGAGGCGATGATGATGAACTGAGAACGAAGGCGGATTCGATCGCCCAACTGGAAGAGGAGGTCATGGTGAGGAGGCAGCTCGGATGGCTTCTATAGCAACCGCTGCAGCCATGGATGCCTACCTCCCAGGCTGGGATCACCCGATGTCCGATAAAAGGCGAATCTGAGCCTCCTACTCTTTtcactcctttttttttttttacataatctCGAACCTTTTTCACTAATTTTTGTTCGATTTGATGCCAAGTTTTTGAGTTTGAATTCGTTTCATTGTTCTCCCTCTTTGAGTTTCcttcttagagatttttctcaGTTTCGAACATCCGGGCTATTCTTCCTCGACGCTTATTCTCTTCTGTAAAACCTTTTTTCTTGTTTATCTTATTCATGAAATGAAGCTTCTTCGATACGATCTGGGCTGAGATTATAACTTATCCGCACTTCGAAAATGATTGTTGGAGCTTCTTTTGTGGGTCTTTCGCCCAGGCGATCGATCGGACCTTATAAATCATGAAACAAACGGGAAAATGGTAGAGATATGAACCTGCAGTTGTAATTCATTGCTCGAAGTCGGCGATGATCACTACATTACAGTTTCAATTAGCCAGTTCTGCTTCAGGTAATTGATGATCGATGAAGCTGTTCAAATCTGAGTCCTTTTTTCTTGTTTCTCGCCCTTTCTTTTGTTTCTAGATATCGTTTCAGTGTCTGTTAATTGGATTCCTCAGCTAAATGTTTGACATCTTCGTTGAGCTCTATCATTGTCGGAACCGCCGCCGTTGATGATTCTTCCCACAAATTTCACTTCTCGACTCTTGAGATTCTATTTCTTGGCAAAAGATTTCCATTTTACAACATCAACGGCAATAGAACAGGGAGATTCTGCTATTACGTTCGTCACCGCCGTCGCCATCTGCTCCGCCAAGTCCTGCTGGAGCTCCACTGTTGATTCTGTCTTCTTCGGCCGCTTAAATTCCGGCATCATGTCTCCCCCTGCGTCGCCGGAGTAGATCGTTTGCGGCGGCGGAGTTTGACCGTGGTTATTTTAGATCAAATTTAGTCGATGAGATAAATGACTAGTCAATTCTTTTTTACCTATTTTTAGTGTGGAATGTGAATGGAATAACCTTTTTGTTGTTGTCTATTTGTTAAGCaacattttataattatttttctaatatttgacgactagagaaaattattttagcaCAAGACACTCTAGACCGaccatttctttttaaaaaacaaaaatcaatttttaaatcaaatatcTTTTATCTAAAAAGTAAAATTGGACGATAAATATTTCTTTCCACAACTCTtttcgaaatttatttatttggaaATAAGAATttgttcatattttgcattcttAAGCAAGATTAAATAATAATCGTTGATTAAGAAGAAGGCTAACCAAATTCCGCTCTTTCGTTCGCAGGAACAGCGACCACTACATGGGGGAGGTCACCTTCATCAAACCCTAACCCTACCTCCCAATTCCTCTTCTGTCAGATCTTGATCGGATCTCGCGGATCCGGCTCCTCCTCCCCATGGCGTCTCCGCCGATCCTATTCCTCTTGCTTTTCCTCCTTGCCGGCGCCGCTGCCTCCTCCGCCGACGATTGCAGGGCCAACGCTACGCTTGGCGGCCTCGAGGCCGACCTCGCCATGGTCCAGCACCAGGTTCGCGGAGTCGTCCGGGTCCTCGACGCCTGCTCCTTCTCCGTCCGTGGCTTCGACATGCTCGCCGGATCGGACCGGGTCCGGTGGTGGGGCGCGGCCGGGGACGACTTCCTCAACCTGACGCTTGGTTCTCCGATCTCCGACATGCCCCTCAACCACACCTACCGCAACGAGTCGCTCACCGTCAAGCTGTCAGGCAACGCCTCCTGGGACCAGATCGCCGTCCTCGCCATCTGGGATGAGGCCACCGCCTCGGATTTCGGCCATGTGGCCCTTTTGAACGTCTCCGAGAACGAGACCGACTCCGACGTGGCCCCAAGCCCGGATCTTTCCCCGGCCCCATCTCCAGCCGCCAATCCGCCGGTCGAGATGATGAAGAACAAGAGCCGGATCCATCACCAGCCGACCATGTTCGAAAACTGCCTCACGTTATCTCCCAGATTTAGAGTTCGGTGGACGCTGTACCCTGAATCGGACTCCGTCGAGGTCGGTCTAGAAGCAGCTGTTGGCTCAGAGTACTATATGAGCTTTGGGTGGGCGAAGCCTGGTTCGCCGTCGCATATGCTCAATTCAGATGTTACTGTCTCTGGGTTCACCGAAGAAGGTATGCCCTTTGCTGAAGATTACTACATTACACAATTTAGTGAGTGTCTTCTTAACAAGGATGGCAAGGTCGAAGGTGTTTGTCCTGATACAATCTACGAAGGATCAGATCCAATTGGACTTGTTAACAATACCGAATTGATCTACGGTCATCGGAGAGATGGGGTAGCATTTGTCCGGTACAAGCGCCCTCTAGTCTCTGTCGATGAGAAGTATGATGTGCCGGTGAATATCACAGCGAACATGACCGTGATTTGGGCATTAGGTCTGTTGAGGCCACCTGATTCCCTCAGGCCTTATTATCTTCCTCAAAATCATGGTGGTCAGATAGAAACAACTTACAATTATCTCTCCCTGAATTTATCCGAGGAGATGGATGATTGCTTCGGGCCTCTGGATGCCGAAGATAAAGAGGATCAAGATCTTATCATTGCCGATGCAAAAACACCGCTCGTCATCACATCAGGGCCAGCATTGCATTACCCAAACCCTCCAAATCCTTCGAAAGTGCTTTATATCAACAAGAAGGAGGCTCCACTGCTGAGAGTTGAAAGAGGTGTGCCAGTTACTTTCTCTATTCAAGCCGGGCACGATGTGGCTCTTTACATCACTTCCAATCCAATTGGTGGTAATGCAACATTGCATAGCATGACTGAGGTTATCTATGCCGGTGGACCTGAGTTTGAGGGTGTCCTTGCCAGCCCAACAGAATTACAATGGTCACCTGATCGAAATACGCCGGATCAAGTTTACTACCACTCCTTGTTTGAGCAGAAAATGGGTTGGAAAGTTCAGGTAGTTGATGGTGGTATTTCAGACATGTACAGTAGCAGTGTTCTCTTGGATGATCAACAGGTCTCCTTTTTCTGGACTTTATCTGAAGGCTCTATCTCTGTTGCCGCTCGGGGCGAGAAGAAAAGTGGATATGTTgcgattggatttggaaatggaaTGATCAACAGCTATGTGTATGTCGGTTGGATAGATCTCGACGGAAAAGGTCATGTAGACACTTACTGGATCGACGGCAAAG
This window of the Zingiber officinale cultivar Zhangliang chromosome 3B, Zo_v1.1, whole genome shotgun sequence genome carries:
- the LOC122055345 gene encoding cytochrome b561, DM13 and DOMON domain-containing protein At5g54830-like, which gives rise to MASPPILFLLLFLLAGAAASSADDCRANATLGGLEADLAMVQHQVRGVVRVLDACSFSVRGFDMLAGSDRVRWWGAAGDDFLNLTLGSPISDMPLNHTYRNESLTVKLSGNASWDQIAVLAIWDEATASDFGHVALLNVSENETDSDVAPSPDLSPAPSPAANPPVEMMKNKSRIHHQPTMFENCLTLSPRFRVRWTLYPESDSVEVGLEAAVGSEYYMSFGWAKPGSPSHMLNSDVTVSGFTEEGMPFAEDYYITQFSECLLNKDGKVEGVCPDTIYEGSDPIGLVNNTELIYGHRRDGVAFVRYKRPLVSVDEKYDVPVNITANMTVIWALGLLRPPDSLRPYYLPQNHGGQIETTYNYLSLNLSEEMDDCFGPLDAEDKEDQDLIIADAKTPLVITSGPALHYPNPPNPSKVLYINKKEAPLLRVERGVPVTFSIQAGHDVALYITSNPIGGNATLHSMTEVIYAGGPEFEGVLASPTELQWSPDRNTPDQVYYHSLFEQKMGWKVQVVDGGISDMYSSSVLLDDQQVSFFWTLSEGSISVAARGEKKSGYVAIGFGNGMINSYVYVGWIDLDGKGHVDTYWIDGKDAMHVHPTSENLTFATCSQENGIITFEFTRPLSPSCNGKIECKNIIDPTTPLKVIWAMGSHWSEDNLSEKNMHSATSNRPVRVLLLRGSAEVEQDRRPVLAVHGFMMFVAWGMLLPGGILAARYLKHIKGDGWYQLHVYLQYSGIVIMLLGLLFAAAELRGFYLSIVHVKFGVAAILLACAQPINAYLRPKKPTEEEMASSKRTIWEYFHVITGRSAIVVGVAALISGMKHLGHRYGSENVQGLTWALILWVLALALLVMYLEYSEAKRRQNDRSSLRGEWVLGSSDEDDSLDLLHHERTATTKPVSRSSMSVVMEVQLEPLNR
- the LOC122055346 gene encoding PRA1 family protein B3-like, with the translated sequence MASSAPAPLPSLPLSTPVPAGSEPAAAPAVRVFLSRLNDSVRRSLSDRRPWSELADRSTFSRPESFSEATSRLRKNLAYFRVNYAAVIAVVLAVSLVTNPFSLLVLLSLLVAWCLLYLFRPSDPPLVLFGRTFTDRETLGGLVLLSVLVIFLTSVGSVIVSALVAGAGIVAAHGAFRVPEDLFLDEQEPGSATGLLSFLGGAASSAASAAVPVRV